The window AAGGCAGAGATTCTATCCAGGGGATTGTCATATGCATGAcccaagcttcttaaactgtgagtcaagaccccacatggggttgcttaagtgaatgtgggggtctgaaaaatttggcaacagtaaagggtTATGTGGACCTATTTAATATATCTACATACCTGATGTCAGTAAACATTTCCCAGGTGAAGAGGGCctgggagtggaaaaagtttaagaagccctgcatcTCTAGCCTGAGATACAGAATaactgggttctagttctggttGGGACACCCAATCTCTGTGGATTGCCCTGATGGCCGCCTGCTAAGTGAAAGAGGAGTATTTgtagaccaaatgagatatttgtaaagtgttggACAAGGAAGAACCAAGACAGTCCCCACCctggaggagcttacaatctaatgggagaagatgacagaaaaggaggcTCAAAGGAGGTGGGGCACCAGAGGGTACTCACGGAGGTGGGAATGTTTTGGGAGCTGAACCAAGCAGAGCAGCTAATGTGAAATGGGGTCGAAGTAGCAAGACCTAAATTACCTGTTGCCTCCTCCCCAAACCCCATAATTGCTCTTGTCATAATTGCCAAGAACTGGCAGCAAAGAAGCTGTCCGTTGATCTGGGAGCTGGCAAGCAAATGGTGTGGTGTGAATGGAAGGATATGTCACtgaaccataagaaatgatgacctgaCCAACAGCGTCAGACAGCCTTGGGTAGAATTAGTTCTATGCACGTATGCAGAGCAGGTTAATTAGGACCAGAACAATTGGCCTAATGATCACAGtgatggaaaaggaggaaagtactaacctagggtccatgattttttttttaatttgataactATGCATATAGTTGATAACTATaacatagtatttttttctttttggtgaggcaattggggttaagtgacttgcccaaggtcacacagacacagtattttataattagttatacatcaaaatattttgataactgtatctaACAATATGATTTTCTtgttaatcctatgtattttacttatttatttaaaatcctgcttctgataagGGATTCATGGCTTCACCAGATGGCCAAAGGGTTCCCTGCCCCCAAAGGAGTCTGTAAGTCCTGTTTCAATTCTGACACTCTACaattctcccatcttccccccatcccacccccccaaCTCACCACCAGCCCTGCCTCCCCAGTGGCTGGCTCACTTGCTGGGCTCACAGTAGGTGCGCAGGAAATACTTATTGatggcaatgataataataatgagtcacatctgtaaaatgctgaacaaattatctcttttgattccatcattcccattttacagatgaggaaattgagtctgagagagagtgagtgactCCCTCAGGGTCACGTAGCCAGGGTTGGATCGTCCTGACTTCAGTCTGAGTCCAGGGCACCACCCACGACACCGCCTGACTTGCCCATTGTGAAGGAGCCAggtcctcctcctttcccctgaCAAtcatctcccttctttctctttcagagCGGCTGGTCCTCCACAGGCTTGGGCCCTACGCAGTGATGACAGGGAAGCGGCCACCTGGGCCTCTGGACCCTGTGATTTACAATAAGTTGGCCCTCCTTGAGGCAGATGCTGGGCACAGGCCACCTGCTGGGATCTGCAAGTCAGCATCCCTTCCTGGCCCGGGCAGTGAGGGCCAGCTGGGCTACAAGGGCACATATTTCACCTACCCCGTGGGGAGCCCTGGAGTGGGCCACGACAGCTTGACTGGATGGAATCCCCACATGTCCTATGGGGGTGTGGTGGCTGGGCAGTCCCTGCAGGCAGACAGCATGCTCATGAACTGCCTGTTGTACCAGCGGGAGGCAGAAAACGTTCAACCTGTGGAGAAGGGGCGGGACCACGCGATGAGGAACCTGCTCCTGGCCCAAGAGAAGTGGGCCGGCCACCTGGAGCATCGTAATCCGCTACTGCAGGCCGCCCGGGGTTCTCCATACCTGGGCATGAAGGGGCCAGGGCCACCGGGCTGTGCCCCTCTGGCTGCACCCAAACCTATCTATCGGAACCCCATGTGCTATGTGGATCCAGGCTATGGACCGCCGTCGTGTTTGGCACTGGGGACCCCAGGGGCTGAGAGCGGGACCAAGCGGCCTCTGGACATGGACTGGACGGTTGCTGCACCCTTATTGCCTCAGGCCAACTCCCACTGCTCCTTAGCTTCAGCACCCAGCAAGAGTCAACACCTGGAGGCCAGCTTCCTCTCTTTGCCGCAAACCGGGGCACCGGGCAAGGAACCTGTGGCCAACCTTTCTTCCTACCaggcgaccctggacaagtaccGTGCCATCCGGAGCGCCCTTTTCATGGACTCCAAATATCCCACCCCCTATGGAGGGCACAAGAAGGCAGCCGAGGGACTCCCAGGCTCCTGGCCAAAGCTGCCACAACCCCCAGCACCCACCTACCAAGAGCGGGCAGCCTCCCACTACCCACTAGCACTGCATGAGCAGCCTCTGCTGTACCCACCGGGATACCCGCCCCCAGAGAAACCTCCCAGCTCTGTGCTGTCCCTGCAATCTCCCAGCCCCTACAAGGGTTTCAGCTATGGGGGAAGTGGGCTACCAGGGACCTACCCCCAGCAGCAGATGGTCCGTGGGCCCTGTGTCCCCTCCTCCAAGCTGGAAGGCTGTGCCTATCCCACAGGCCCCATTCAGGTGAGCTCTCCTGGCCTGAAGGCTGGGACAGCTACCTCCCATGAACCTGAGCCGCCCCCTACCCCCAAGTGCCAGCTAGACTTCATTTCTCAGACACCAGGTTATGCCTTTGCTCCTCGAGACAACCTGTCCCTTTATGGTCCGGCCCTGGGGGCTGGAGGGATGTCACCCGCCCAGGATGTTTCCCGGGGCAAGCTAGGAGCTAATCAGCAGAGTGCATTCCAACTTGTATGTCAGCACACGGGAAACGGGGGGCCGAACCTGAACACCGGGTCCCAGAGGGAGGCCTCTTGTCCCATCTCCCGCCCCAGCAAGACTGAGAAGCCCAGGCAAGAATCCGAGGACAAGAAATGGTTGTATAGCTTTGGGAAGGAAGAAGCCAGACCCAGGCCTGGGCTGGAAGAGCATCCCAGTACACCCATCATCATTCCAGACAGTCCTGCCCCAATGACGCCACCTAGCTTGGGTCCCCGGAATCTACTACCCTCCCCCAGGGAGCATCCACAAGCCCTCAAGCAGAAGGAGGCAACCCCTCCTCCTGGATCCCCACCCATGCCCATCATCAACAACGTCTTCAGTTTGGCACCCTACAGGGACTACCTGGACAATCGATGTGAGAAGGTGCCTGATCTCCCCCTGTCCAAGGCCCAGACCCTGAGCACCACGTGCTCCCTGGCACCTTGCCCAGCTGCAGACTCTGAGGCATACAGTGAGCTGCCCAAGGAAGTAGAGAGCAAGGATGGGCATGGCGAGGAGAGTGAGGTACTGCTACTTCCTACATATGGGCAGTCCCAAGTGGAGTCTGGGGCTCATCCTAGCAGCCAATGCCCACCCAAGGAGGAAGTGGCGCTGGATTTGAGCCTCAAGAAACAATTGGCTGAGCTCTCCACCGGGGTTCTAAACCAGGGGTTGCCCGCTGAGCCTGCGCCATGCACAAATGCGGCAGAAGCTAAGCAGGCTGCCCAGGAGCAACGGCCCAGGctgcctgccccccctcccctggTACCTGCTGTAGTTGAGACTGTCCCAAGGACTAGCTTCCACAGTTCTGTGGCTTTCATGTTCCACAAGTTCAAGATCCTCCGGCCAGCGCCCTCGAGCACCATCACCCCtacccctgcccctgcccctgcccctgcctctgcccctgcccctgcccctgctctTGCTCTTGCTCCTGCCCCTGCCACTGCCCCTGCTCTtgctcctgcccctgcccctgctcctGTCCCCACCCCTGCTCCTGTCCCTGCCCCTGCTCCTATCCCTGTTCCtatccctgcccccacccaatcTGCCAGCCTCCAGCTCCTCACCCAGCCCGTGCAGGTAACCTGCTTGAATGTGACTCTGCCAGAGCCAACACCTCCTGCACCTCCTGTTGCATCTGAGCCAGCCCCTGCTGCAGGCAAGGCCAGCAGGGGCTCAGAGGCTTCTCCCACCCAAGTGGGCAGCACTGAACAACATTTCACAGGCCTCCACATGTCTCTGTGTGAAGCCATTTCTGGCTTCGTGGCCCACACATCACCAGAAAGGCTCCGGGAGTGGCTGGAGGAGACTGAAGAGAGTCCATCTCTGTCACTGCCACCATCCTCCTCTGCAGCCAAGGGCCAGAGCAGGGCTCGCGTGGCCGAGGGGCGGGCCCAGGACACGTGGCTGAGCTGTGTGGGTGTCAAGGGGCTCTTGGCAGAGCTGCTGGCCCAACTGGAGACGTTCCTCTTCACCCACAAGTGTCCCTTTCCCCATGTGGTGCGTGCAGGAGCTATCTTTGTCCCCATCTACCTGGTCAAAGAAAAGTTGTTCCCCCGGCTACCTGGGTCCTTAGTGGACCACGTGCTCCAGGAGCATCGAGTCGAGCTACGCCCCACCACACTATCAGAGGAGCGGGCTCTACGGGACTGTGCCCTGGACGGCTGTACTTCCCGCATGCTTAAACTCCTGGCCCTACGGCAGCTCCCAGACATCTACCCAGACCTGCTGGGCCTGCAGTGGCGGGACTGCATCCGGAGACAGCTCGGTAAGAAGCACCCTCTCCTCACCTTCTCTCTGCTTCCCTACCCCCAATTTTCTGCTCTATTCTCCTAGTTTTTAGTCTCAGCTCTGATGCTCCCAGAGTGGGTGggcttgggtaaatcatttccaACTTCTTGAGCCCCATCCCCTTTCCTTTGGTTGAACCCTTGGATACCCAACTTCTTAAAAGCCATAGAAGACCTGGTGTGAGAAGGATGGGTATGCAAACTCTGCTTAGAGTAGCTTCAGGTGACCTGGGAGACAGAGTCCAGCACTCTCCATCCAGTTCCCCCAGTGATCTTCAGCCTCAAATCATTCTCCACATCTGTTGGAGAAGCCGGGGTGCTCTGACTACAAACTGTACTTCTTATACCCTACCCTAGCCTTAACCCTATCCATTCTGGCTGAGCTTCTAGTATCTAGGGAccgaaaaaaaaagttttaagaaaagAAGTAAAACCAAATCAAGTTAATGTGTAGATTGATAGAAACTAGAAGGTCCTTGAAGATAAGGACCATTTGAGGTGTGTTTTTGTATTCCCCTCTGTGTGCCTGGCCCCAGAGGAGCTCATCGATATTTATTGTTTAGGAGGCCGCCAGGCAGTACAGCGGAAGGGATGCTCTACTCAAAGAAGGCAAAGCTGAACTTGGACTCCcccataccagctgtgtgactcgggTCCAGTTGCTTATGGGGCTCAGTCTCCTTCtccttgtaaaatgagaaggttggatttaGACGGCATCTCTGGTCCCTTTTGTCATTCAGGACCCATTCTCCAAGCTTTTCCAGCCCAGTAGGAACTACTAGAACATGTGTTCTCCTggtatagcctttgagaaccacctaactgcctcctaaCTGATACATTCTGATTAAGTTCCTCTGGGCCAGGTATTATACTGGTCTCTTTCACTAAGGGATGAGGCAATAGAGTAAGATGCCCCCACATGtaacagatgtttaataaatgtttatggaattgaaCATTTCACCCTATGGCCCTTAGCAGGTAAAGCCAACTCTTGACTCTTTTAAATGAAAGACAGAATGGAGAGACAGGAGAGACCTAGCTATGACACTGGCTTGCTTTGTGACCTCTTAGTCAagtcattgggcctcagttttctcatctgccaatAATTCCTCCTCAGCCTTCCTTGCCTCCTGGAGCACTTCTGATGTTTAAGATAGATAAGTAGTgatggagggagaagggcaggggCTTTGAAAACTGTAAGATGTTCTATAGAAGTGCCATTGGTTATCAGAGGTTACCCAAGAAGGCATTCACAGTATGGAGAGAGGGCTGTGAATGAGAACCTTTGACCCCAGTAAGGGGTTAGGTGAGAGAGTGAATGGACGCTACTAGAAGTAGTACCTACTTCCCCACCTCCCAGTTACCTAAAAAAACCTTTGCTTTATTCCTGAAGCTAGGAGTGGGGAAGAGGTTGGGGCACATGATCCAGATTGACTTAAAATAATCTATAGGAAATCCTTCTTCAACTTGGATTCTGTATTAGATCTCCATGATGCATTTGGCAAACCTGTGACTCACTGTTTTATATTTTGCTCGATATAAACGATCAAAAGGTCATTGAACAATGTtacctttgttctttctttaagGAAATCTTGTAGAATTTTGAAATATGCCTGGGAGCTACTTTGTGAAGGAGGCAGAATTTTACTCTactaaatcaaatgcttttttaatagTCAAAAATAGTAAGATCTTGtattctttttcatcttctctctctctctcttccaatcTGACCTTTACATGACTGTCAGAACAATAAACTAAAGATTTAGTTGTTTCCTCTGCTGTCACTTCCTGAGTTAAAGTTTCCATTCCTCGACGAGGCAATCCGCTGCCACTCTATCATTCTTCCAGCCTCATGTCTTATTACTGCCCTTCACAAGCTCTCTGATTTCCCAAACGCACCATCATACCCTGCTGCCGCCACCGCCACATATTTGCTCATGCTTTCCCTTAGACCGAGAATGTTCTCCCTCCAACTCTTTACCTGTTGAAGCTATACCTACCTATCCTTTAAAGCTTGACTCACATGTCATTGTCTGCATGAAACCTAAGATCAGTAGGCAATAAGTAATAAAATACACACCCCCCCCCTCTGTTTTGTGCCTCTGTTGCATTTATGCAGTATTATATATCATAGTATCACAGGGTATCTGTATATCATAATTAGGAAATACTATGTATCGTGTTGGTATCTTACCctcctattagactataagctccatgaggacaggggACCGGTGTCTTTTATAATCATTGTGTTCCCCTACTTCTTCACccggtgcctagcacagtgaccTTCCCTCCCCGTACAAGAGGGACTTACTGAATGTTGCTTAGTTGCTGATTAAGTTGCTTACTTAATCTTAATGTATATGAAGCCTGCAGATGCTATGAAGGCGTTCCCAAGAGAAAGACTCAGAATTATGATTTCATCTAGTTCATTGAGAAACTACACTGCTGCTAATGACGGTTGTTGCTAAGGGCAGTGGTTCTTCAAGTGTGATCCTTTTCAGGATCCACCAAGTCCAAATGATTTTCATACCAAGACTATAACTCAGTAAATATTTCTAGATATAAGTCACTTCTACTAGCTCCCTTCATGACCTAAGGAAAgtcattgagcctcagttttctcatccgccCAATGGGGGGATAACAATCCCTCCCCTGCTTTGCTTCTCTCCTAGAGTACTTCTGAGACTCAAGCTAGATAATGATCATGTGGGGCAGAACCTTGAAAACTGAGGTGATCTGTAGAAGTGCTATGTTCTTGGTTATCACAGGCTACTCTTAACCAGgtcaatttttttgttattgttgtttagtcatttttcagttgttagCTCTTTGGGTGGGGTCCTCAATCATTTTTAGGAGTATAAAGGGACCTTGAAACCAAAAATTGAGAACTGCTAGGCTgaggaagtcaaagaaaaaacCCTAGCCCCTTagttaatctgattaaaaagaagagaacaggggcacctaggtggctcagtggataaagcatcagccctggattcagaaggacctgagttcaaatccggcctcagacacttgacacttactagctgtgtgaccttgggcaagtcactaaacccccattgccccgcaaaaaaacaaacaaacaaacaaacccagaaaatcaaattgataaaatagcaaataaacaaAGTGAAATCACagcaaaatcagaagaaataaaaataattatctaaACAAAATATGCAGTTatatgcaacaacaacaaaaaacacataaGAAACCTGAGAAcacaagagaaacagaaataccttaaaaaatataaaatattcaaactATCAGAACATCAGATTAGAGATCTTTAGTAACCTGACCTCAGAAAAGGAAGTATATGTAGCTATAAAGGAACcactgaggtgggggggggaaacTCCTGgattctatcaaactttttttttctttttttttttttagtgaggcagttggggttaagtgatttgcctagggtcacacagctagtaagtgttaagtgtctgaggccggatttgaactcaggtactcctgacttcaggacctgtgctttatccactgcgccacctagctgcccctctatcaaacttttaaagaacagttaGTACCCATACTTCAcagattattttcaaaaattgagaaaCATAACGGAATCCCATTATGAGTGATAGTTCTAATACCCACCTAAAACAGGGAAGGAAAAACCAGAAAACTATAGGTCAACATCATTAATGAACATTGACTCAGAATTTTTCAATAAAATCTTAACAGAATATAGTCACTTATCCAAGATATTATTCATGGTGATCAAGTAATCAAGGAGAGTTATAGGAGGAATACAAGGATGATTTAATATTAGGAAAGCAATCAACATAGTTAATCATATTAAAAGTCAAAACATTCAAAAgcatatgatcatctcaatagatccagaaaaagtctttgacaaagtacaatgctctttttttttttgctaaaaaccCTACAAAGTACAGTCATAGAGCGACATTTTAGAAAATATCACaaaaagcatctatctaaaaccaaaagcaaatgtcatatgcaatggggatacatTAGAACCTTTTCCAGTAAATAggggagtgaagcaaggatgctcactctccccactattatttaatataattcttaaaatgctagcaataagacaagagaaaggaatTGAGGGAATAAAGATAAAGGGGGGGGGACAGTTTGCTGATAGAATGGTTTACTTGGAAAACCCCAGGGAATCAGCCAAGATGCTGAGAAAATTAaaagcttcagcaaagttgcaggctacaaaataaatccttgaAAATCAACAGCAATTCCACATAATAACAAAAATGCAAGAAGCAATAATAGAGAGGAAAATTCCATCCCAAATAACTACAACATGCATAAATATCTGGGGACCAATCTCCTaaagcacacaaaagacttgTATTGATTGAATTACAAAGTGCTCCtcagagaaataaagaacaacctAAATAgttggaggaatattcagtgttcatggCTTGGCCATGCCAATTTGATAAACTTAAGAATACtactaaaattaatttacatttttaatccTTAAACCAATCAAACTGCTAAAGGATTACTTtacagaacttgataaaatagCAACatccatctggaaaaacaaaagatctaaaatacaaagagaaatgatgaaatgaagtAAGGATAAAAATGGATGGGGCTGGGTGGGTGGAATAGAATTTCTAGACCTCAAAccattataaagcagcagtcatcaaaagcAGATGTTGGCTAAAGAATAGAAATCAATgaaacagactagacaagggagattcagaaacaatagaaatCAATAATCCAGTGTTTAATGAAGTGGGAAAATAAATTACCTAGGAAATGAATccctatttgattaaaaaaaagtgctgggaaaactggaaagcaatctggcagaaattagtctTAGACCAACATGTGGAGTGTCAACACTCCACAatacattaatcttttttttaatgtaggatTTCAGTTTAATTCATATTTTGCTTGAAAACATAAAATTGGCAACCCAAATAAATTGCTATTAtggataacaaaacaaaaaaaatcaagtcctATATTACCAAGGCttaacacacaaatatatgtgtgcgtgcacatatgtacacacatacatacacaaagagaAACTACTATGCCAGACCCTGGTTACAAAAAGCCAGTGTTATATTTGGATGGGACATAAAGTAAAAATTCTGACAAACCAAAATAAATCCAGCAGTTCTAAAATAAATACTAATGGTGTTTTTGTAGTTACAGAATAATTGTCatatctgaaaaaacaaaacaaaacagaaaacaaaaaaccttccagTTCACTCTTAACAGTGCAAAACAATAGCATCAATTTACAAAGAGTTAAGATTTAGTTTGTGTAAACACTCATATCCACTATATACAGTGGACAAGCAAAGCTGCCCTTGAGAAGCCTTCACTCACCCTTCCAACTCAGGACTGGCCAGGGCTGGAGCACCAGCTTTCTTTATTTGGGCATAGTTTGTAATGAGGCTCTGGCTTTAGAGTTTACATTTAAATGTCAAGCTTGATATCGATTTTGAAGGTAAAACTTTCCAGGTGCAAAGTATCATACTTGCTTTCAGGGCATCATCACAGTGCCTTTCTGAGCACCTTTTTTCTAGTGGCACTTTTAAATCTTGGCCTTTTCAAACAGCTGTTAAATATGTCTCAATGCTTTAAGATGAATACAAGCACACACAAAAACCTACGTTTCCAGTTAAACACCAGTGCCTTCTAGGCATATGGGACATGCCTGACTAATTATGCTAATACTTTTAAGGGGAAGTGTTATTAGAGTGCGAAGTTaggaatgaagaaactgatggaaTAGTtaagtgctggggcagctaggtggcacagtggggcagctaggtggcgcagtggatagagcaccagccctggagtcaggagtacctgagttcaaatccagcctcagacacttaacacttactagctatgtgaccctgggcaagtcacttaaccccaactgcctcacaaaaaaaaaaaaaaaagaatagttaagtACAGACAGTTGTACCAGATCCCTGAAAAAGGTTTTACCCTCTGAGTTTTACTAGGTCAACCATGAACTCAGCctttaaaaggaaatttactCTTGTCTGACAGAACATGAATCCTAATGAAGTCAGTTTGACTTCTCCTTATAACATCCGCAAACATCAATGTTCTTACAGACATTACCAAAAGTGaacttgttttcttgtttcttaaaCTTGATGATTCAGGTCTGTTTTCTATTAATCACACCAAAAGCAAAAATCTCTAAGTGTCTGATTATTTACATAcagtgtgaggaaaaaaaaaagacctcttaGTGGTTGGTTTCTCTAACTCATTTGATTACAAGCAGGAGCTCTTGCTGTACAGTCCTTTTGTCGAGCTTCACAGCACATGGGGGTTTCAAGTACTCTGGTTCTGATCCCAGCTGCTCCAGTGGCCCCCATGTACCACTGCTTGTCACATTACCCAAAGGCATCTACAGAATTCACTTGCTCTCCAGTTAACGAAGGTGAAGGGGCTTGTAGACCCAAATGGCCATAAGTATTATAGTAAACAACAGGATACTGAAGATGCTTCCCATGAACACGAGGTTCTGCCCATGCAGCACAGCATACAGCCAGCTCCGCTCCAGAGGCATCCAGGCATGGGCTTAGGGCCTCCACCAGTCCCGGTAGGAGCAGCAGCCAGGGCCACCCCAGGGGCCAGCCACCTTGGCCCCACTGCAGCAGCATCGTGCCACCTCCAGGTTCTGCGGGTGAGATTCATGTGCCCTTAATCTTAAAGatatgtctatttttaaaaattagaagagaagcatcATATACTGCTCATATCTATGGGTAAGAGATGTGTTCTTAGCAATTAcaaaagattatttatttatttatttatttttatttttttagtgaggcaattggggttaagtgacttgcccagggtcacacagctagtaagtgttaagtgtctgaggccggatttgaactcaggtactcctgactccagggccagtgctctatccactgggccatctagctgccccttacaaaagattttttaaaacctcGAAACTAAAAATCCTTTGCACAGACAACATTAATATACCTAGGATAAGTAGGAAAGTGACTGAATGGAggggaaaatctttgtatcagatttctctgataagggtttggtatccaagatatagcAAGATATATCTCTCTCtgtacttacatacatacatacaaacatatgacTACTAACCATTCTCCGATAatggatatgaacaatttttgaAAGAACTGCCGAGTATTCAGTACCCCCCCAAAATattcaaaattactaataataagagaaatagaaatcaaaacaaccctgagatttcacctcatacccttcaaattggcaaagatgacaaaaaatggcagcaatgttg is drawn from Dromiciops gliroides isolate mDroGli1 chromosome 2, mDroGli1.pri, whole genome shotgun sequence and contains these coding sequences:
- the C2H15orf39 gene encoding uncharacterized protein C15orf39 homolog, encoding MPKRDAAPQSRVEELTAAVGGSRELRLLPPPPPQHPLLLSPALPPPAIPGRVAEGAWASCAPVSPSACRRSHRAALLTNPPIVLGPRLCPPTPQVWALQPAGPALLFPPSPALGSSPPPLPARGLQTEAPASPESPSSGAARPGPAPCPRLLEDAPVGTHSNRREQRRTSQKATERLVLHRLGPYAVMTGKRPPGPLDPVIYNKLALLEADAGHRPPAGICKSASLPGPGSEGQLGYKGTYFTYPVGSPGVGHDSLTGWNPHMSYGGVVAGQSLQADSMLMNCLLYQREAENVQPVEKGRDHAMRNLLLAQEKWAGHLEHRNPLLQAARGSPYLGMKGPGPPGCAPLAAPKPIYRNPMCYVDPGYGPPSCLALGTPGAESGTKRPLDMDWTVAAPLLPQANSHCSLASAPSKSQHLEASFLSLPQTGAPGKEPVANLSSYQATLDKYRAIRSALFMDSKYPTPYGGHKKAAEGLPGSWPKLPQPPAPTYQERAASHYPLALHEQPLLYPPGYPPPEKPPSSVLSLQSPSPYKGFSYGGSGLPGTYPQQQMVRGPCVPSSKLEGCAYPTGPIQVSSPGLKAGTATSHEPEPPPTPKCQLDFISQTPGYAFAPRDNLSLYGPALGAGGMSPAQDVSRGKLGANQQSAFQLVCQHTGNGGPNLNTGSQREASCPISRPSKTEKPRQESEDKKWLYSFGKEEARPRPGLEEHPSTPIIIPDSPAPMTPPSLGPRNLLPSPREHPQALKQKEATPPPGSPPMPIINNVFSLAPYRDYLDNRCEKVPDLPLSKAQTLSTTCSLAPCPAADSEAYSELPKEVESKDGHGEESEVLLLPTYGQSQVESGAHPSSQCPPKEEVALDLSLKKQLAELSTGVLNQGLPAEPAPCTNAAEAKQAAQEQRPRLPAPPPLVPAVVETVPRTSFHSSVAFMFHKFKILRPAPSSTITPTPAPAPAPASAPAPAPALALAPAPATAPALAPAPAPAPVPTPAPVPAPAPIPVPIPAPTQSASLQLLTQPVQVTCLNVTLPEPTPPAPPVASEPAPAAGKASRGSEASPTQVGSTEQHFTGLHMSLCEAISGFVAHTSPERLREWLEETEESPSLSLPPSSSAAKGQSRARVAEGRAQDTWLSCVGVKGLLAELLAQLETFLFTHKCPFPHVVRAGAIFVPIYLVKEKLFPRLPGSLVDHVLQEHRVELRPTTLSEERALRDCALDGCTSRMLKLLALRQLPDIYPDLLGLQWRDCIRRQLGEHNRQSPQAKAEAAPSEVFKFREVSPVCTTLEPRGPKTKKKKRGTPGPCSEECEQPGATPEMEPAPDTASAAKLQGEAEGQARPGLPGSVLRARFHRLLQAAWQDGLPLPTGRRRGLAQTQPPPYPELVG